In the genome of Aequorivita sp. H23M31, the window AATTTATGGTGTTCAAACCCACGCTTTCATGTGCTTCGCTGGCAAATTGAGTAATCGCATTCCCAAAAAATCTAAAGTTTGCAGATCCTCTTGGAATATCTACAGCCAATGCTAAACTTAGAGGCTTACCGTTGTCTTTAGCTTCCGCTTTTGCGAGGCTTTCCAAGTTATCTTCGATTAAATCTGCAATTTTTATCAGGATCCTGCTCCTTTCCTCAATGGTAGTATTGCTCCATTTTGGAAATGCTTCTTTTGCGGCTTGATATGCTTTTTCTACATCATCGGAATTTGAGTCCGCGATCAGTGAATATGCCTCTCCATTGGAGGGATTGTAATTATCCAGCCAACTCATTGAAAGTGGTTCGATGTATTCGCCGTTTATGTAGTTTAGGATTTTTTGCATCTGTTATGTTACACACCCTTTAGGTTTTTCCTTTCAGACCGGGCAGGTTTTTGAGACCTGTCAAATCTATTGTACTTAAGAAATTTGTTTATTTTTAACCGGAAAATAAGCCATTGCCTTAATCTCCACCACCAAATGGGGATGTGGTAATTGGTGAACGGCAACGGTAGTTCGCGCGGGTCCTGTTTCACTATTAAAATATTCTTTGTAAACTTCATTGTACCCTGCAAAATCGTTCATATTAACGAGAAAGCTGGTAATATCCACTAAATCAGTCAAGGACGCTCCTTCTGCCGCAAGATAATCTTTTATATTTTCGATCACGGCACGTGTTTGTTCGCGAATATCCAAATTCATGGTGCCCATTTCATCTATCTTGTTTACTCCCGCAAAGGTATTATCGGGCATACGAGAACTCGCTCCGCTAACAAATAGGAAATCGCCCGCTCGTTTTATATGTGGATAGGCTCCTCGTGGAGTGGCTTTTCCCTTAACTAGTTTACCCTTTGTACTCATATTTTCAATTTTTATTTTAAATATTTTTAGCTTGTGATTGACTAGAATTTTAGATAATCAGCGGTTTCACTTTCATTTAGGATAAGCTGGGTTTGTCTTTTTACCGCTTGCAACTTTTCCTTTAATGACATGATTTCATCCAATTTATTATCGTGCAAAAGGCTTAATATTGCTTTGTCCTGGGCTCTTCCTTGTCTTTTTGCTTCGGAATAACTGAGATCCTCTTTAAAGGTTACTAACGAATATTTACTGTAATATTCGTGTGGAAATTCGGCTTCAAAAGCGGTTTCCAGTTTTCTTTTCTTCTGAAACAACTCCATTCCCGTATGGGCTTTCATCTCATCAAAATTATCCACTGCAAGTTCGCCAATGGCATCTGCATCTTTTTTCCGAATTTTTTCATATTCGTCAAAAATCCTTTCCCAAGTTATATTCCCTTTGTCAAGATCATCCTTATATTGAACTAAAATTTCATCAAACACTGCTACATCCTCAAAACTGGCGTTCATTCCCTGACCATAAAAAGGAACCATGGCGTGTGCGGCATCACCCATCAACAAGGTTTTTCCGAAACGGTGCCATGGATCACATTTAACCGTGCCCATTGCTCCAATGGGATTATGGAAAAATTCTTCGGTCAGACTGGGAATCAACTCCAGAACATCGGGAAATTCCTTTTGAAAATATTCCTG includes:
- a CDS encoding RidA family protein — encoded protein: MSTKGKLVKGKATPRGAYPHIKRAGDFLFVSGASSRMPDNTFAGVNKIDEMGTMNLDIREQTRAVIENIKDYLAAEGASLTDLVDITSFLVNMNDFAGYNEVYKEYFNSETGPARTTVAVHQLPHPHLVVEIKAMAYFPVKNKQIS